In one Niallia taxi genomic region, the following are encoded:
- the udk gene encoding uridine kinase, producing MQRKPVVIGVAGGSGSGKTSVTKAIFEHFQGHSILMIEQDYYYKDQSHLPFEERLETNYDHPLAFDTDLLIEHIQTLLQYEKIEKPVYNYAMHTRSDETILVEPRDVIIVEGILILEDERLRNLMDMKLYVDTDADLRIIRRLVRDIQDRGRTMDSVIDQYVNVVRPMHNQFIEPTKRYADIIIPEGGQNHVAIDLMVTKIQTILEQKSLL from the coding sequence ATGCAGCGCAAACCAGTTGTAATTGGTGTCGCAGGTGGCTCCGGATCAGGAAAAACAAGCGTGACCAAGGCTATATTTGAGCATTTTCAAGGACATTCCATCCTGATGATAGAACAGGATTATTATTATAAGGATCAATCACATCTTCCATTCGAAGAAAGACTAGAAACAAACTATGACCACCCGCTTGCATTTGATACAGACTTATTGATTGAACATATTCAAACATTGCTTCAATATGAAAAAATCGAAAAGCCTGTCTATAATTATGCAATGCATACCAGATCAGATGAGACGATTCTTGTCGAACCAAGAGATGTTATTATTGTCGAAGGTATTTTGATCCTAGAGGATGAAAGACTACGTAATTTAATGGATATGAAGCTGTACGTTGATACAGATGCTGATTTACGTATTATTAGAAGACTAGTAAGAGATATTCAAGACAGAGGCAGAACAATGGACTCTGTTATTGACCAATATGTTAATGTTGTCAGACCAATGCATAATCAATTCATTGAACCGACAAAACGCTATGCAGATATCATCATCCCTGAAGGCGGGCAAAATCATGTTGCTATTGATTTAATGGTAACGAAAATACAGACAATCCTTGAACAGAAGTCTTTGTTATAA
- the greA gene encoding transcription elongation factor GreA — translation MAIEKEFPMTLAGKEKLEQELEQLKTVKRKEVVERIKIARSFGDLSENSEYDSAKEEQAFVEGRITTLENMIRNAKIISEDELDRDTVSLGSSVTFIELPDGDEETYTIVGSAEADPFEGKISNDSPIAKSLIGKKVGDKVVVQTPGGEMNVEIVTIK, via the coding sequence TTGGCTATCGAAAAAGAATTTCCAATGACATTGGCTGGTAAAGAGAAGTTAGAACAAGAACTTGAACAATTAAAGACGGTAAAACGTAAAGAAGTAGTTGAACGTATAAAAATAGCTCGTAGCTTTGGAGACTTATCAGAGAATTCAGAGTATGATTCAGCGAAGGAAGAACAAGCTTTTGTCGAAGGGCGCATCACAACGCTTGAAAACATGATTCGCAATGCAAAAATCATTTCTGAGGATGAGCTTGACCGTGACACTGTTTCACTAGGCAGCTCTGTTACTTTCATCGAGCTTCCAGATGGCGACGAAGAAACTTACACTATCGTTGGTAGTGCTGAAGCAGACCCGTTTGAAGGCAAAATCTCCAATGATTCACCGATTGCAAAGAGCCTTATTGGCAAAAAGGTCGGCGATAAAGTGGTTGTACAAACACCAGGCGGAGAAATGAACGTAGAAATCGTTACAATTAAATAA
- a CDS encoding peptidase U32 family protein → MTAVKTPISEIRDGKRIIVKKPELLAPAGNLEKLKIAVAYGADAVFIGGQEYGLRSNAGNFTFEEMKEGVEFAKGYNAKIYVTTNIFAHNENIDGLEDYLLGLKEAGIHGIIVADPLIIETCRRVAPEIEVHLSTQQSLSNWKAVQYWKEEGLERVVLARETSAEEIQEMKEKVDIEIETFIHGAMCIAYSGRCTLSNHMTARDSNRGGCCQSCRWDYDLYRLEGEQENPLFSEEDSPFAMSPKDLKLIESIPRMIEIGIDSLKVEGRMKSIHYVATVVSVYRKVIDAYCADPDNFVIDPEWLKELDKCANRETAPAFFEGQPGYKEQMFGNHSKKTSFDFAGLVLDYDKEEQIVTLQQRNFFKPGQEVEFFGPEISNFTTVVETIWDEKGNVLEAARHPLQIVKFKVDHPVFPNNMMRKEL, encoded by the coding sequence ATGACAGCAGTGAAAACACCTATCTCTGAAATACGAGACGGTAAAAGAATCATTGTCAAAAAACCGGAGCTTTTAGCGCCTGCAGGTAATCTTGAAAAGCTGAAGATAGCTGTTGCTTATGGTGCTGATGCGGTTTTTATCGGGGGACAGGAATACGGACTCCGCTCAAACGCTGGAAATTTCACTTTTGAAGAAATGAAAGAGGGAGTGGAATTTGCAAAGGGCTATAATGCAAAAATTTATGTAACAACAAATATTTTTGCTCATAATGAAAATATCGATGGACTTGAAGATTACCTGCTTGGTCTAAAGGAAGCAGGAATTCATGGCATTATCGTGGCTGATCCATTGATTATTGAAACATGCCGCAGAGTTGCACCTGAAATAGAGGTACACTTAAGCACACAGCAATCTCTTTCTAACTGGAAAGCAGTACAGTATTGGAAAGAGGAAGGTTTAGAACGAGTTGTGCTTGCCCGTGAAACTAGTGCTGAAGAAATTCAAGAAATGAAAGAAAAAGTTGATATTGAAATTGAGACATTTATACATGGCGCAATGTGTATCGCTTATTCTGGAAGATGTACATTAAGCAACCATATGACTGCAAGGGATTCTAACAGAGGTGGTTGCTGCCAATCATGCCGCTGGGATTATGATTTATACAGACTTGAGGGCGAACAAGAAAACCCGCTTTTCTCTGAAGAAGACTCACCATTTGCTATGAGTCCGAAAGATTTAAAGCTGATTGAATCGATTCCTCGTATGATTGAAATAGGCATTGACAGCTTGAAGGTTGAAGGACGTATGAAATCCATTCATTACGTGGCAACTGTTGTCAGCGTGTACCGTAAAGTAATTGATGCATACTGTGCAGACCCAGATAATTTCGTGATTGACCCAGAATGGCTGAAGGAACTTGATAAATGTGCAAACAGAGAGACAGCTCCAGCCTTCTTTGAAGGACAGCCAGGGTATAAAGAGCAAATGTTTGGTAATCATAGCAAAAAGACAAGCTTTGATTTCGCCGGTCTTGTCCTTGACTATGATAAGGAAGAACAGATAGTGACGCTTCAGCAGCGTAACTTCTTTAAACCAGGACAGGAAGTGGAGTTCTTCGGTCCAGAAATATCTAATTTTACGACAGTTGTTGAGACAATATGGGATGAAAAAGGCAATGTGCTTGAAGCAGCTCGCCATCCGCTGCAAATTGTTAAATTTAAAGTGGATCACCCTGTATTTCCAAATAACATGATGAGAAAGGAGCTCTAA